In Pseudorasbora parva isolate DD20220531a chromosome 1, ASM2467924v1, whole genome shotgun sequence, the DNA window TGAtaccaataataataaactgGGTTAAGACATGATATATACAGAGTAATATAAACGTGTTGATGCAGCGAAAGCCAGAGTAAGAGGAAACAGACAGTAGATAAATCACATTGAAAAGCTGTCAGGCACAGGTTGTGTCCATCCATCTTCCCTCAGTGGTTCTTCTGTCCTTTTGCCCTCGTTCTGCTGTTGTCCATCTATACACAGACATGATGAAGGTGTCTGGCGTCAAGCGTATGGCCAATAAAACCGTAACCTATTATCTGAACTGTGTGTACATAATCAATAGGGTACGAGTGATCTCACGGTTTGGGACCTTGTTTGTCTAAAAATTATTAGATTATTGAGTTGAGGCCAAATGCAGTATACATATCAGTAGAAGGAACACAAGTGATCGGAGGATGTAGCGATGTGCTGTTACTGTGCCTGTACGGAGAGATTTTTGAGAACAGCTGCTCTGTTGATCAAATTCTTCTTCTATAACTTGCCATTAAGATCATGGCAGACGTTCATGTCAACTACATCTGGATTTCCATAGATTGTTTTTTTCGATGTCTTTTTGGTATGTCAAAAGTTATACATAGGTAAAAACAATGTTTATATAATATTGACAAATCTTGATGTTCAGGCATAGAAGTAATTGCTGTAAAATATAGTGCtgctaatatttatttaatgaattaaaGATATAAAGTAGAGATAAAGGGATTTCTGAATGAGACTTGAATTTGTAATGAATGCCATGCTGTGTGGGCCTACTAGTtagatgtaaaaaaatgtattacgtCTAACTAATATTATGTAATGATGCATATGTAAATCAATTCATGCATATGTGAAATAGATCGCATTTAACGGTAATGCAAATGTGAGAATTAATACCAAGTTTCAGTACACATTTTACTGATAGAATTCAGATACAGCCAGTCACAAGAAATGGTCCAATTGGGTACAAGCCTTTCTTCtttattttccatttttccttccattttttaaatgaaattcaGTCCTCCGTGTAACgattttaattcaaaatcaaaAGCTGAATTCACATGAATTCACCAACATCCTTTCCTCAGCATTCCATTCAAAGCAAAGGGCTGCGCCCACCACCAGCCACACCCCCAGTTGTTTATGGCCACACCCCTTGAAACTCAGGAATGTGAACTGATGCATCAAAACTTTCCTGCTACAAAAtatccatttaaaaaaacaaaacagcagaGGGAAAGCATAGACCTGATCAGGCACAAACTGTGAAACAATGACAAGAACAGCCCTTTCATCAAGGGTAGAACAACATAAAACAGCCTGGTAATGAGTATGATATTAGCTAGTCACAGCACCTCCTAGAGGTCATGTTTCAACTTAATACCCTTGGTTTATAcataacagaaatataaagcTTATAGACaatcacccaaaaaaaaaatctgtattccTGCCCCCCCtcccaaaaaaataatattctgTATTCCTGCCCCTTCAAAATTGTGTAGAAGAGTGCATTTATGTGACCATCCAAAAACATGGGCACAACAGTCTCTGAGTATATGATCAGATGTTTGTATGAGAGAGGAGAAACGATGATCCTTAGTATTTCACCCCTGGCACAAACTCCTTGGCTTCAGGGTTTAAGATGCTCTTTTGCTGGGgacaaagaaaaaataaatcaattacaagaTATCATTACAATTTTAGACATTACAAAttactgctttattttttaaaatattatttattgtgaaatataaaatataatttgtgtCTATACCATTTGATCAACTGATATTGAACAATAAGTTCTAAACCTTTAAAGACCAACCTACTGTAAGCTGCAAGGTTGTTATAATGGATGTTAAATGGcatcatatttttaaatgattataacAGCAGAATtcctggtaaaaaaaataaaataaaaaaataacttattCTGCAAGGAAGATTTTAGTCAGTCTTCCGAGTCcccaccgatcaggcataacattatggcaGGTCAGTTGCACAGATTTTGTCTTCATCACGAGTTGTTTGCGGTCTGCATTGGacagtatctatcaaaaatggttcaaggaaggaacagtggtgaaccggtgacagggtcatgggtggccaaggctcattgatgcacgtgggaagtgaaggctggcccgtgtggtccgatcaaatcAATGAGcttctgtagctcaaattgcttaagaacttaatgctggttctgatagaaaggtgttgGAATACAGTGCATTGcggtttgttgcatatggggctgcatagcccaagaccagtcagagtgcccatgctgacccctgtccatcgCCGAAACAtcagtgagcatcagaactgaaccacggagaaatggaagaaggtggcctggtctgatgaatcatgctATCACGTGGATTGTTGGGTGCATGTGCACGTCTCtaacctggggaacacatggcaccaggatgcactatcgGAAGAAGGTAAGCTGGCAGTGACAGTGTGATGatatggtttgaggagcacaacatcAAGTTCttttgacttggcctccaaattcccaagatatcaatccaatcgagcatctgtgggatgtgctgaacaaacaagttcgATCCAttgaggccccacctcacaacttacatgacttaaaggatctgctgctaacatcttggtgccagatatcaCAGAAcaacttcaggggtctagtggagtccatgcctcgatgggtcagggctgttttggcaacaAAAGGGGGACCATTAACAATATTAGgatataatgttatgcctgatcggtataATGCActtacataaacacacacaataccAGTTGTAATTTCGTAATTCAGCGCATAGCTGGCTGGTTTGGTTCATTGGctataacaaatattttttttaattaatccaTATGGGAGAAATTAATGGGAAGAATACCAAGCCGCTGAAAGAGTGATCGGGCACTGTTGCACTCTATTGGAGTCCAAAACCAAAATGGAAATCAAATTAATGTCCTTTTTACTTCAGGATCTCAACTTTTGCACTCTATGACTTACATTATATGAACAAAaccatttgaagcagtcttcaaaatatattttgtctgtatcctttatttaaccaggaagATTCTGATCATTGAGATATCACAATGTCTTCTTCCAGGGAGACCTGGTCAAGACGGCAGCACATAGAATTTCACAAATTCAAAACaattaataaaagtaaaagCACTTACAAGACTCCCTTAAAACAGTTtgcaaaagacatttaaaagtACTCAGAGATGTCAGCATCTCTAGTTTAACTACATTTTGAAGATTGATCCAAGCCCAGGGAGCATGAAAAAGAAAAGCATGTTTGCCAAATTTTTAACAGCATGAGGGTGATTCTCATTTTGGGTGTACTATACTTCtaagattattttgctattTTATACACTGAATGTCCATTAAGATTTAAAGCTCACCAAGATTTCTTCTGCATTGCCGTCACTGACAGTAAGTCCGTTGAGCTGTTGCTGAATCTGTCCGACTGATGGTAGGTCTCTTTCAGGAATGAACCAATCCTGATCCTCCTCATCCAACATCTCTTGGAAACAGCGCTCCAAAAACTCTTGCTCAAGCAATTCCTCCTCCACCTGAGATAAAAACAAATTGACAATAAGGGAAAAGTTcacttcaaaaaataaaataacaaaagccGTAACACACTGGCAAATTTAAGAGCCAGAACTCTATGACCTGACCTAAACTTTGCTGAATGCTAACACACGCCCCAGTCTAAGGCATGAAACCCAACCTGATCAACTGCTGAGCTTGTGTGTTACAGACCTGCCGATCGTATTCCTCCTCGTTCTCCATCCACATGTACTCTGCAAAGGGGTTGGACTCAATCTCTGCATGCCCATTGGCTACTGGCTCCTTTCCCTCACTTCCTGAAACCCCACTGCCCGGCGTCTTTGCTACGTCAGGCCCGTTCATTTCTGCTGGCTCTGAAAAAGATAAACAACGTATATATCATGGATGTACCAACGCTGAAATCATGTCTTAATTTGGTAGCAATAACATGATGAAGAATACATACAGtctaatattttgtttaatcaaCCATTATGAGAAGTAATTCAAATGTATACTTCTTTCTTTGTTTCAAGAAAAGCAAACTAAAAGTGCCACTTGGAATTTAACATTCTGCAAGTGATGTcagacataaaaaaaatacagaaatctgGTGTGTACAAAGAGAGGAAACTTTTCTAACTGACTAAGAATAAATTGACCTAATtagacagaacacacacacacacacacacacacacacacacacacacacacacacacgatgatACAGCTATACCATCCATTCCAAAAACATATTTAGTAttattaaatacacacacacatattcaaaGGCTTGGGTTTGataagatatatttttaagtatcttatgctcaacaaggctgcatttatgtgattaaaaatacagtacaaaatagtaatattgtgaaatattacaattcgaaataacttttctatattaagatattttcaaataagtttacgtaaaataatttatttctgtgatgtcaaagctgaatgttcagcagccattactcccaCCTTGTGTGAGTTACATAATTCTACTAAGAAATCGTTCTACAATGCTGATGCTCAAAAAACGATTTCTattctatatattttattaatactaAAAACAGTCCTgcttaatcttttttttgtggaaagctTGAAACAGCGGATCaagaaaaagttcaaaagatcagcatttatttcaaatagccAAGATTTTTTTAACAACATCTGTCACTTTTGCCCCTTTTAATCAGTCCTTTCTGaataaaaagtattaatttatttgaatCCATCTACACATTGAAtagcaaatataaaaataaagaattggattaatcatttattaaaattaagaaataaGATAACAGAAAAACAAGAGCAGGGCTGCTGAAAGGACGGCATGAGGCGAGTAGCTGTTTATTATAGTATAATGCTAAAGACTACAGAATACGGGTTGACAACTCACCTACTCACTGTGTACATCATGGACAGGATCACGTTTCATAATAATGGAACATAGCTGAACACGCCCTGTTATAGGTGATCATATACTAAATAATACAACCAGTGtgaaaaccaaaaaaaataaaaatcactaaattaaaaaacagCACATACTAATAATGTAATGTATATTCCAAATAAATGTTTggttagttttatttttttctcaataaaTGCATTCTTGCACATCTTAAACCCTATTCTACAATCCATTTTTTAAAGTACACAAACAGAAACGCAACCAACTCAAAACATATGCATGTTTCCACTCGGCTGAAGATGAATCAACAGTAATGCCTGCTGTAAACACCAGAGGGAACCATGAACCTGatgcataaaaataaaagaactgAAGAATCTTAACACCACCTTCACCTTCACACAGTGGTTACTGTGTTTCAATCAATAATTATACACtgcctgttgcatgaagctagctgaacaaactaAAGTTTAAGAGTTGGCAAAACCATACGAATCCAACCTGGATTGTTTGATCCAGAGTTtatgattaaagggatagttcacataaaaatgaaaattagcccacgatttcctcaccctcaagcaatcctaggtatacatgacattcttctttcagacgaatacatatttatattttaatattttattatagttatataataaaatgtcctggcttttccaagctttataatggcaataAATGACAGCCCAAAATTAAGCCCAAtctgccggaagctagatattttactttataatgtgttaaatatgtaTGTTTTACTTACAAAACTCAATCGATTTGTTTCAGAAGGCCTCTATTAACctgagccgtgtggattacttttagaatggatggatgcacttttttagcCTTCatattttgggctgccattcactgcaattataaagcttggaagagccaggacattttaatacacctctgattgtattcgtctgaaagaagaatgtcatattacacctaggatggcttgagtgtgagtaaattatggtataattaaaatttttgggcaaactatcCTTTTAACTCTGAAGCAtgtgcacctgaaagtgtgagatgtgtagtgaacagccaatcacacggaACACGGTGAGCGTCGGTTTGATTCACTTCTCACGAGAGAGCCGGCACAATTCATTTCTCTGATGAagattaagaaaaaatatcatGCATTTAAAGGCATTAACAAGGCAAGAAAACACAGCTGCTGCAGCGAAAGTTTGAAAAGGTATCTAAACTAAAATATCTGACTACATTGATGCAAGTGAATCAACTGAATTAAAATAagttcacaaagagctcaaaagAAAACATGTAATCTTAGTCATTTTAAAagctttatatatttattaattcaaaTGAAAAGGTTAATGTTAATTGTCaattcatataattttttttataagaaTTACAAATAactattacaatataaatataataaatgattGCGGGTGAAATACGGACAATTTTGTCTCAATTTGTTTAAGtataaactgctttaatttgTGACAAACTTGCATTAGATGTCACTTTGCTCGCAGCTGATTGGTGCAGTTATGGTTTGCGAAGTCTAACACAGAATAaaacctgctctggagcaggttagccatGAGCTAAAAAACAGTCTTCTTGAGTCTTTTCTCTAACCTGACTGATTAAACAACAACCCAACCTCCCTTCTCCTAcccaatacttttttttttttttttttaggcctACTATTAAATTAATTCGCATGAGCCACCTTCATTAATCCTGTAGTATTTGTACGCCGAAAGGGATGTGGTTCAGAGTGACGTAAAAGGAAAGGCAGGGGTCTCCACAAAATCCACAAGTGCTCACAGAAGATGTATTTGAAGCGTGATAATAGCGAGTTTAATGGCAATGCGTTTTAGCTGACCACCTGTGATCAATTCACTCAAAAAGGGAAACTTAATAACAGcctttctctctcactcactcagttACTGGGAAATTGTATATAATTTTCGGGCATCAGGGAGCCAGACCTTCCGGGAGAGGTAGGATGTCTGcagattattaataaaaaaaataattactaaAAGCCCTCATTTTGCAACATTTCTATCTTGACTCATTATTTGACCAGCAACTGCCAAATGTTAAGACACTTTTACACAACATGTAGGctaattaaaactaaaattgTAGTTTCCAAAATGATAAGTGAAAGAGTCTTGCTGAATTTTAACATTTGAAGCCATGTGACTAATGTTTACTGAGCTGCAGTATTTAAAATACTGTTGTTTGATTTATTGTGGCTTAATgccaatattttaaaataggcAATGTATACTGTGTTTCTTTGCAGTACTCAGTTTGTAGGAAGGTACAGCTAAATTTTCATTTGCTGCAACCACAGACTAACAGAATATTTGTTGCTGTCTGTCTTAACACACGATGCATGAGAGATCAGAGACTTAAGACTTAATAATAGCTGTGACATGACTGAAGGAAATAAGCTCATCTGTGAGAGATGACGACAGGATGAGCAACTGAGAGGAGGAGTGGGGGCTTtaaacacacacctgacaggTGGTGATGGATAGCAAACAGACACATTAAACAAACTGCGACTTCACTGATCCAAGGGTTATAACAGTGGCTCAGCATTGCATGTTACAATACTCTTTTTGGGCTATTCCATCAACATTTTGCAGcctcaataattttttttttttaacccagaaTATTACAATCACGCCACCTCTTCAATAGCTGGTTCAGACAGACATGTCTACACTAGATGGCAGAGCTAGTGATCATGACTGTAGTAAGCATTTACAAATGCATGCATTGCTTCACATAGTGTACCAGCAATACAAATCAATCCTGTAATCTCTGATATTTGAACACAAGGAAACATGTTTTTTCCGAACAAACCAACCAGAGCCCCTAAAacacaatatttatttaacaacattatttatttaatctcaagtctcaatgaaatactgacattttctctttcaCACAAACCATGGacttatacatttcattaaatgagtagggctctgtgctCTGTGCACtcttttttacctggatgtggcttttggatgattcgtggtcttttatggcttccaattttaggtttttagtcccaacaatgaaactactcgttttggcatcttctgaagcgtgttgatgacataccgagcagaacattgtcagtatgGATGCGCCggaatcaaaattcttggctgAAACCGAGAAAGAGGAAACCAAGGCCGAAAACCGAAACACCAAAAGAAATTAGGACAattattagtaccattgcatttatggctaatgggACTGTGTAACTGTCATAAGTataaacagtataaaataaacacagtataaaataaaattaaaatgtttaatcgacctcactcatgtgtacattaaataataatgtacaggcctacagaaaggtacagaaatttaataaagtaatcaaatgtaaaataactgcatatttaactgtttaaattaaacattaatccttattaaactaaCAAAAGCTATACAAACAAGAGCAGTCAGTGATGtctatcttttgtttgacattaaacagacagcagtaaagactactgcccctttaagacctaatgcagggaaatgcgacatacttcttgtgtgagtttgtctgtttaagcGCAAAGAcctgaaagagaactcaatatttgcacgctgtgagacgtgtgcgTGCTCTCggatgagtgcacagagacagatctttaCATGAGAGTTCTCATttgcgtcttctggcactacacccgggtgatgacggcgaaaatgactggttatattcgaacatacggcagcactcacatgcattgaataaagtttacaaagagttgaaacagtatgctatttttatttacccaccatggtggccggtaggtgaagcgagtttacccgccacaactcaaaatcacctgcTTTTGGctggtgctaatttccatccctgatatattttatatataatgtatatatgttatatattaGATTACTTTAGGATTGGCTTGGATTACCCCAACAGTTTGTTGGAAAAAACAATTTTTAGCTCAATCTAAACTTATTTTACCTAGAATGTGTGTATTATCTATTTTACGCTTTGTGCCTTGCATGTCATTATGGAGTGCTATTTAGACTCAATGTACACAGCATTCAAAATCAGTCAATTATGATGCAGAATATAGTTGTTTGGCACAGTATTTGAATTCTTAATATGGTTGCATTCACACAGCTTGGTTATTTATTTACTGAACTGAAAACTGCATTCTAATCTACAACCAAACTTGCAGCTGTACACTTTCAGGACTCACAactgcatgcatgcaaaacctTTGCTGTGTCAACTGAACCGTTCTTTTTCTTTCATGTGTACAAAAAAGGCACTGCACGTGTCAGTGTAGAGGGCTTTTATGTGTGATTTCTGAGCCACAGATAAGAGCCATTTCATTTGAAGGTTTTCGATCCAGACACGTTCTTCCTCTGGAGTTGCTCCTGTTAGTTTTGTGGTCTGTACGCGACTCAAATGCTGCACTCAGGTATAAAAGCTGTTGTCTTTTAATGGAGATTGGATGGATGAACTCACACCTCAACTGGACTCTTGTCATGCCAAATgtgattttgttttttagaCATCACCCTCTTTGGATGATAGTCACAAATATAATACTGTCTCGACTGTCGTAGCTGTGTGAACAGTATGTTTTGAGACTCACACTtgtaagtaaaaagtaaatgcaGTCAATCCCAAACAGTGATTTTTGTTTTCCTCACTGGCtacgttcacactgcagtgacgGTGTGAACGTAGCCAATGAGGAGGGAAAAAAAACTCCCTAGTGAATGGGTAGCATCTTCCTCACAGTGTCACATTTTAGACACATATGTTAGGCCATTAGGGAAGCAAATGTAATCCAGCCACAGATAGCATTTTTAAAATTGACAAACTTCACAATTTCACATGATTGCCGTTCACATGGATCTGCAGAAATGACTAAAATGCTATATTATACATGCCAGACAAGTAATGTGGTGGtcattttgtaaagaaaaagtaTGTGCCTGCGCACATACACGCTTGCCTATAGACTTAATTACGTAATGCTTATGCGCATGCCGTCACCCTTCTAAcagattagttttttttaagtctACACAAAGATGATAATGGTAttgttttaaaactatttaaaaaaaattaaaaaaaaatatatatatatttcaaagtTTGCGTTCTCAAGCCACCAAACACTGTTGCCATGCAAATGAACGGCCAGAACGCATTaaaagttttctattttttcTAGTTTGAAGTAATGTTGTCAAGTAAATAACTAATGACTTTTTACAACGCAAATTAATCAAAAACTTACTtagttttaacttttttaacttacttacttacttagtTGGACAATACAATTTTTTAAGAGCTGCTGTACAGCCAAACCTCTTCCATTCATTTCGAATTATCACTGAAAGCTGCttgaaacaatgtaaaaaactgtatataaatgaaggtgacttgacttgataaACTAGAGCCCTTTTCTTAACACTCAGCTTTACTGCCAAAACTGTGCTACAGGCGTATGTTTACTCTCTTTTGAATCTCATTCTGCcctcattttaaaatataggaCAAGGCCAAATCACAAGCATCTATGCATCATAGTCCACTGCCATAAACTAGAGTTCACTAAAACTAGTCTACACTTCTGTACTACAGACTGTTTATGGCCCCAAATGCAATAAAATATGCAGTGATATATTAGGTCAACTCGACCAAGGTGTTATTTTGTTTAGAGAGTAAATCTTTATCAGCTCACTTGTCAAACCATCCAAAAAAAACCATCAGAGTCACTGTTTCAACCCTACAAAACAAGCAGCTATAGGTCAGGGCAACAGGATTGATGTAAGAAGCTAATAATGGTAATGGTTATACAAGTTACATTTTCGTCAAAATAGAGGTGTAGCATGTGTGACAGGCTGCAGAAAACCTGAAGCTTATGCAACAACATGCCACTGCATGTGTGTTTATACAGACACCAGTCTCAGAAAAATCAAAACAATAGCCCGAACAGTTACAGAACATTCCCTTCTTCAACACAAACTAGACACGCACTCTGATATTTGTCCAGAGgtgaaaaaaatagaaaatagtaaAAGTATTTcgcaaagaaaaaacaaaataataaaagaatagCGTACGTTTTAAAACGAAGGCATTGAAGTTGCCCGAACCACAAAGACTGATTATCCACTACAGTTACACTGTTTCCTGCACGAGCTTTATTAACACTCTCAAGCCAATTTTAATCCActtttacagtagcctattaCACCGAGAAAAGGGAGAATAACTTGTTTAGACAAACAAGCTTGGCTCTTAGCAACGCGAATATAACTCCATTGTATTTCCGAATAGGATAAGGCTCATAACAATGAGTAAACTGCCATAAAGGTCGTGTTGAGAAATGCAGTGACAGCTCAAGTGGGCCTCAACAACACCCCCTGATATGACGTGTGGGTTATCCGTTAAGAACTTAACGTTACACAAATACGAGTTGCAAATAACACAATGTTAGCGTGTAACGTTGCGTAAAGCACTCCAAAATGACGTACAATCAAGACTCAGTTTGCACGAATATGCTGTCGGAACCGCTTATTATTGACATTAAGACAGTGTCCAGTCAATGACAGCGACAGAATAGCCGAGGAGTCAAGTCGAGACGTCCAAATACACACAGAGAAGACAAGATACGGAAAGCTACGGAAACTGTGCAAATATTACCTGGCATCGCTGGCTCGTGTAATGCCCGTCAGATCTCTTGGAAATCTTGCGTTAACACTGTAGAGAATGATTAATCCTTAATTTGCAAGGTATTTGAGCTGAGATGAGATGGCTGACTGCCATTAGAGAAACACAACACATTACGAGCAAGACGGTCATGTGGTTCCTGCTTAAACAAACATGCATCagcctcctcctcctccctATGTGTTTGTATCTCCCTCAAAGACACgcacacaaaaaatgaataaaaatgcagCTATATGATCAAATACACATATAGAACACCGTTAAAAAAGAATAGCATATGcgattattaattttttttttaaaaacatttacaatgtGAACTTTTTCTATAAAGCTGCTTAGAACAATGCGTGAACAAGCTATATAATTCAGGGTACTTGATAAAGGTGCAGGAAAACAGCAATGCATGACCATACAAAGTTATGATAGTAAGCCCGAATCATTTAAGCGAATCGGTTCTTTCGAGtggtttagtttaaaaaaatatatatagttcAGTTGTTGTTAATATACGTCGTTACGCAATTACGTCATAACGTGGCGTCTGACATGCAAGCATGGGATATTATTACCAGTTCTTTCAATTACATGTTctacacacagtcacatatggagctagaaatatgactaaatgatctgaatttgaattgtataaatctgaattattgacaagtgtaatctaacaaaattgaatattatgttgcattttacatagttctgaatttgaattttttaaaatgttgaatatagaacctttgaaattgaacacatctgaaatgtttttgtgtcgaaattgtttagacatgtattttcaaacagcagatattttgttctgaattaggctaatcgactggaaatattcagtttttgaaaatacagattcaagatttcagatgaaaaagaaattcagatcatcaaattcaatattctaaaatacagatcatcaaattcaatattctaaaattcagatcatcaaattcaatattctaaaattcagatcatcaaattcaatattctaaaattcagatcgcagaaattcagatcttacagaaagtaggccagaggtcatcagggaagagtaaaggatgtcagaaaaatccaacggagcaccatatctgatcatttcatttcctatttgtaatggaataaagagaaaagatcaaacaacccctttatacttttttgtttattttagattaatgcacagaaaaagagatttcggctagatttctcatttttcgtGTGGTTTACCGCACAATTGAATAAGGTTGGgtactgattaatattttatatttcagataaacatttttttctgtgaaacggGTTAAGTTGCACAGAGAAGTTGCCTGATCTAGGACATGCCCAGTAC includes these proteins:
- the LOC137063037 gene encoding polyadenylate-binding protein-interacting protein 2B-like isoform X1 — protein: MPEPAEMNGPDVAKTPGSGVSGSEGKEPVANGHAEIESNPFAEYMWMENEEEYDRQVEEELLEQEFLERCFQEMLDEEDQDWFIPERDLPSVGQIQQQLNGLTVSDGNAEEILQKSILNPEAKEFVPGVKY
- the LOC137063037 gene encoding polyadenylate-binding protein-interacting protein 2B-like isoform X2: MNGPDVAKTPGSGVSGSEGKEPVANGHAEIESNPFAEYMWMENEEEYDRQVEEELLEQEFLERCFQEMLDEEDQDWFIPERDLPSVGQIQQQLNGLTVSDGNAEEILQKSILNPEAKEFVPGVKY